A portion of the Corynebacterium occultum genome contains these proteins:
- a CDS encoding NAD(P)-binding domain-containing protein, with amino-acid sequence MSGHNTHHEAIIIGGGQAGLAVSYYLRRAGVEFLLLDNQLAPGGAWRQYWPTLQLFSTPSFSSLPGMPMPSHPAAEYPPASHVVDYLSRYEQRYDFNIERPVNVNRVSWEAGIYTVHAGERTWTTPNLISATGIWSAPHTPSYPGSLTGTFWHAANYPGPETFRGTRVAVVGGANSGAQIAAELSEVAEVTWYTRGQPQWMPDEVDGRELFRRYSARALAAQRGETAPLEEANPGRIVMVPAVRQARDSGRLKATPMFESVDEVETDHLIWCTGFDPALGHLREVLEGRVPKHPGMHLLGYGDWNGVGSGTILGVGPFARAIAQAVKAQRSSE; translated from the coding sequence ATGTCAGGACACAACACGCACCACGAGGCCATCATCATCGGCGGTGGCCAGGCTGGCCTGGCCGTCTCCTACTACCTGCGCCGCGCCGGGGTGGAGTTTCTCCTGCTGGACAACCAGCTGGCCCCGGGTGGCGCCTGGCGACAGTACTGGCCCACCCTGCAGCTCTTCTCCACCCCCAGCTTCTCCAGCCTGCCCGGCATGCCGATGCCCTCCCACCCCGCGGCGGAGTATCCCCCGGCCAGCCATGTGGTGGACTACCTCAGCCGCTATGAGCAGCGCTATGACTTCAACATTGAACGCCCCGTCAACGTCAACCGGGTGAGCTGGGAGGCGGGCATCTACACCGTGCACGCCGGGGAACGTACCTGGACCACCCCGAACCTGATCTCCGCCACCGGCATCTGGTCCGCACCCCACACCCCCTCCTACCCGGGCAGCCTGACCGGCACCTTCTGGCACGCCGCCAACTACCCCGGCCCGGAGACCTTCCGCGGCACCCGGGTGGCAGTCGTGGGGGGCGCAAACTCCGGCGCGCAGATCGCCGCCGAGCTCAGTGAGGTCGCCGAGGTCACCTGGTACACCCGTGGGCAGCCGCAGTGGATGCCCGATGAGGTGGACGGGCGCGAACTCTTCCGCCGCTACTCCGCCCGGGCCCTGGCCGCCCAACGCGGCGAGACGGCTCCGTTAGAGGAGGCAAACCCCGGGCGGATCGTCATGGTGCCCGCAGTGAGGCAGGCCCGTGACTCCGGCAGGCTCAAGGCCACCCCGATGTTTGAGAGTGTGGATGAGGTTGAGACCGATCACCTGATCTGGTGCACCGGCTTCGACCCCGCCCTGGGGCACCTGCGCGAGGTGCTGGAGGGCAGAGTGCCGAAACACCCCGGTATGCACCTGCTCGGCTACGGGGATTGGAATGGTGTCGGTTCCGGCACCATTCTCGGGGTCGGCCCCTTCGCCAGGGCCATCGCCCAGGCGGTTAAGGCTCAGCGCTCCTCGGAGTGA
- a CDS encoding DNA glycosylase AlkZ-like family protein, producing the protein MNHPADLAELRARRLIAQALAPSAAREPIHTAVQAARHMLAVQGQKYPAGIQALALRAGVDAAVVHAAVEKREITRAWPQRGTLHFMPTEDATWLMRLGSPRVARAQAQRRPQLGISPEEFETARAALHTRLRELKGEPLPRPQAYEIFAAVGIDPGEGRGPHLIRALGGEGEVVQGPKQGRDDTFLHIADLPVQPRVLEGEAALAELGTRYFHAHGPATIRDLAWWTGLKIADATRAAHLARQVVEIELNDTTYLMGSWQLEVNGADMDQALKTDYRLPAFDEYLLGYGSSREEILPADIAPEVLTKNGISWDFHVVAGVVTGRAG; encoded by the coding sequence ATGAACCACCCCGCCGATCTCGCGGAACTCCGCGCCAGGCGACTGATCGCCCAGGCCCTGGCACCCAGCGCAGCGCGGGAACCGATCCATACCGCGGTGCAGGCCGCCCGTCACATGCTGGCGGTGCAGGGCCAGAAATACCCGGCCGGGATCCAGGCCCTGGCACTGCGCGCCGGGGTAGATGCCGCAGTGGTGCACGCGGCCGTCGAAAAACGGGAGATCACCCGGGCCTGGCCGCAACGCGGCACCCTCCACTTCATGCCCACCGAAGACGCCACCTGGCTGATGCGGCTGGGCAGCCCCCGGGTGGCCCGCGCCCAGGCACAACGACGCCCCCAACTGGGCATCAGCCCGGAAGAATTCGAAACCGCCCGGGCCGCCCTGCACACCCGGCTGCGGGAACTCAAGGGCGAACCCCTGCCCCGCCCCCAGGCCTACGAGATCTTCGCCGCTGTCGGCATCGACCCCGGAGAAGGCCGCGGCCCCCACCTGATCCGGGCCCTCGGTGGGGAAGGGGAGGTGGTCCAGGGGCCGAAACAAGGCCGGGACGACACCTTCCTGCACATCGCAGACCTCCCCGTCCAGCCACGCGTACTAGAAGGGGAAGCCGCCCTCGCTGAACTGGGCACCCGCTACTTCCACGCCCACGGCCCCGCCACCATCCGGGACCTGGCCTGGTGGACCGGACTGAAGATCGCCGACGCCACCCGGGCCGCCCACCTCGCCCGCCAGGTGGTGGAGATCGAACTCAACGACACCACCTACCTCATGGGCTCCTGGCAGCTGGAGGTCAACGGCGCCGACATGGACCAGGCCCTCAAAACCGACTACCGGCTGCCCGCCTTCGATGAATACCTGCTCGGCTACGGCAGCAGCCGCGAAGAGATCCTGCCCGCCGACATCGCCCCGGAAGTACTCACCAAGAACGGCATCAGCTGGGACTTCCACGTCGTGGCCGGGGTGGTCACGGGGCGCGCCGGGTAG
- a CDS encoding SulP family inorganic anion transporter, translated as MSNVIVHEVPKNPDPNGSDAPTGVVASFRYAFTSLTRLRIEVLGGLVVALALIPEAISFSILAEVDPRVGLFSAVTMAVTIAFTGGRPAMISAATGAVALVVAPLSKEYGLDYLIAAVLLGGVFQIIMALLGVAKLMRFIPRSVMTGFVNALAITIFVAQLPHLIDVPWLVYPLLGVSLIILYGFPRISTTIPAPLVTILVMTVVVVLFGWNVPDVGQQGELPDSLPTLMIPEVPLNLETLQIIAPYALSVALVGLLESLMTAKLVDDISEVHSDKTRESWGQGVANIVTGVFGGMGGCAMIGQTLINVQIARARTRLSTLLAGVFLLLAVVGLGDIVGLIPMAALVAIMIMVSLTTLDWHSIQPRTLKVMPLSETIVMLVTVVATLFTGNLAIGVVLGVITAMIMFARRVSHVVTVEKLPAPGEADEPVAVRTYQVRGQLFWASSNDLVYQFDYRDNAGKILIDLTQAEVWDASTVATLDAIIQKFADKGKEVEIIGLDGSSQARLDRLSGKLG; from the coding sequence TTGAGTAATGTCATCGTTCATGAGGTCCCCAAGAACCCCGACCCGAATGGTTCTGATGCCCCCACCGGGGTTGTGGCCTCCTTCCGTTATGCCTTCACCTCCCTCACCCGGCTGCGCATTGAGGTACTGGGTGGACTGGTCGTCGCCCTCGCGCTGATCCCGGAGGCGATCTCCTTCTCCATCCTCGCCGAAGTCGACCCCCGGGTCGGCCTCTTCTCCGCGGTGACCATGGCGGTGACCATCGCCTTCACCGGTGGGCGGCCGGCGATGATCTCGGCCGCGACCGGTGCCGTCGCCCTGGTGGTGGCCCCCCTGTCCAAGGAATACGGCCTGGACTATCTGATCGCCGCGGTGCTGCTGGGCGGGGTCTTCCAGATCATCATGGCCCTGCTGGGCGTCGCCAAGCTGATGCGTTTCATCCCGCGTTCAGTGATGACCGGTTTCGTCAACGCCTTGGCCATCACCATCTTCGTGGCCCAACTGCCCCACCTGATCGACGTACCCTGGCTGGTCTATCCCCTCCTGGGGGTCAGCCTGATCATCCTCTACGGCTTCCCCCGGATCAGCACCACCATCCCCGCCCCGCTGGTGACGATCCTGGTGATGACCGTGGTTGTGGTGCTCTTCGGCTGGAATGTGCCCGATGTGGGCCAGCAGGGCGAGCTGCCGGACAGCCTGCCCACCCTGATGATCCCCGAGGTGCCGCTGAACCTGGAGACCCTGCAGATCATCGCGCCCTATGCACTCTCGGTGGCCCTGGTGGGTCTGCTGGAATCCCTGATGACCGCCAAACTGGTCGACGACATCAGTGAGGTCCACTCCGACAAGACCCGGGAGTCCTGGGGCCAGGGCGTGGCCAATATCGTCACCGGTGTCTTCGGTGGCATGGGTGGCTGTGCCATGATCGGCCAGACCCTGATCAATGTCCAGATCGCCCGGGCCCGGACCCGCCTGTCCACCCTACTGGCCGGTGTCTTCCTGCTCCTCGCGGTCGTCGGGCTCGGTGACATCGTCGGGCTGATCCCGATGGCCGCCCTGGTGGCGATCATGATCATGGTGTCCCTGACCACCCTGGACTGGCATTCCATCCAACCGCGCACCCTGAAGGTGATGCCACTCAGCGAAACCATCGTCATGCTGGTCACCGTGGTGGCCACCCTTTTCACCGGCAACCTGGCCATCGGGGTGGTGCTGGGTGTGATCACCGCGATGATCATGTTCGCCCGCCGGGTGTCCCATGTGGTCACCGTGGAAAAACTCCCCGCCCCGGGGGAAGCGGATGAGCCGGTGGCGGTGCGGACCTATCAGGTCCGGGGCCAGCTCTTCTGGGCCTCCAGCAATGATCTGGTGTACCAGTTCGACTACCGGGACAATGCCGGGAAGATCCTCATCGACCTCACCCAGGCCGAGGTGTGGGATGCCTCCACCGTGGCCACCCTCGACGCGATCATCCAGAAGTTCGCGGACAAGGGCAAGGAGGTTGAGATCATCGGTCTGGACGGATCCAGCCAGGCCAGACTCGACCGGCTTTCCGGGAAACTAGGTTAA
- a CDS encoding RNA-binding domain-containing protein, with amino-acid sequence MSIIDVPEIIALIRETGTDNPHIALHPAATGLPENLDETISAFANMPEGGILILGVRADDATCEAVGVWDIRAAQEGLNFTAQKKISPTVQLGDIELAEVEGKVVVSCLIPPQPSDLRPFRTTRNGAVHIRGGEGNYELSENEVQALQHQQGIPTHEREPVRGAELERDLVAELVDRYLAAELENSPRIRSLGREQQLIRTNVLDGETGNPTLAALYAFGVHPQQFLPTLTVKTHALPEENPRQGTPLINPREFNGPVPDLLDQTLAWVATQKPPELPAEAVREAISNALVHRDLSTPSRSLFIQVTWTPGGLSVSSPGGLWGLTVSQLGNAAARTRNPILYRMCATITSEAGHPVIGSPSLGVTQMRRSLAEAGLPGPRFLDGVTRFQTLLPTMPRLSAADLDWLRGLPGSETLSAAQRHALVAMREGETISDRSYRREFRVDASTARRELQELLNQGLVLIDALPRDTLAGEPRATVYRLAVDGNPAPGVEKALDAPMMTAAAEKFPVDTPEEEAPAPAAEPSPAAQGGSRRLSQDEKDNLVLEVLRDARDPMSRVEISELTALSLGQLNPTLAELRDRELIEFTEPARSRRQRYRLVRR; translated from the coding sequence ATGAGCATCATTGATGTCCCAGAGATCATCGCTCTGATTCGCGAGACCGGCACCGACAACCCCCACATCGCACTCCACCCCGCCGCAACCGGCCTACCCGAAAACCTTGATGAGACGATCTCTGCGTTCGCCAATATGCCTGAAGGCGGAATCCTCATTCTGGGTGTGCGGGCCGATGATGCCACCTGCGAAGCAGTGGGGGTCTGGGATATCCGGGCCGCCCAGGAGGGGCTGAACTTCACCGCCCAGAAAAAGATCTCCCCCACCGTCCAGCTCGGCGATATCGAACTGGCGGAGGTGGAGGGAAAAGTGGTGGTCAGCTGCCTCATCCCGCCCCAGCCCTCGGACCTGCGACCCTTCCGCACCACCAGGAACGGGGCGGTCCACATCCGGGGCGGGGAAGGTAATTATGAGCTCTCCGAGAATGAGGTGCAGGCACTGCAGCACCAGCAGGGGATTCCCACCCATGAACGCGAACCCGTCCGGGGTGCGGAGCTGGAGCGTGACCTGGTCGCCGAACTCGTGGACCGCTACCTGGCCGCAGAGCTGGAGAACAGCCCCCGGATCCGGTCCCTGGGCCGCGAACAGCAGCTGATCCGCACCAATGTCCTCGATGGGGAGACGGGTAACCCCACGCTGGCAGCCCTCTACGCCTTCGGGGTACACCCCCAGCAGTTCCTGCCCACCCTGACGGTGAAGACCCACGCCCTGCCCGAGGAGAACCCGCGCCAGGGCACCCCCCTGATCAATCCCCGGGAGTTCAACGGCCCGGTACCGGACCTGCTGGACCAGACCCTGGCCTGGGTCGCCACCCAGAAACCCCCGGAACTGCCGGCCGAGGCGGTTCGGGAGGCCATCTCCAACGCCCTGGTGCACCGCGACCTCTCCACCCCCTCCCGTTCCCTCTTCATCCAGGTGACATGGACCCCCGGCGGGTTGAGTGTGAGCAGCCCCGGCGGACTCTGGGGGCTCACCGTCAGCCAGCTGGGCAACGCTGCCGCCCGGACCCGTAATCCCATCCTCTACCGGATGTGTGCCACCATCACCTCGGAGGCCGGCCACCCGGTGATCGGCTCCCCCTCCCTGGGTGTCACCCAGATGCGCCGCAGCCTGGCCGAGGCCGGCCTGCCCGGACCCCGCTTCCTTGACGGGGTGACCCGCTTCCAGACCCTGCTGCCCACGATGCCCAGGCTTTCCGCTGCCGACCTGGACTGGCTGCGTGGCCTGCCCGGGAGCGAAACCCTCAGCGCCGCACAGCGCCATGCCCTGGTGGCGATGCGGGAGGGTGAGACCATCAGCGACCGCTCCTACCGCCGGGAGTTCCGGGTGGATGCGAGCACTGCGCGCCGGGAGCTTCAGGAACTGCTCAATCAGGGTCTGGTGCTTATCGACGCCCTGCCCCGGGACACCCTTGCCGGGGAACCCCGCGCTACGGTCTACCGCCTCGCCGTGGACGGCAATCCGGCACCCGGTGTGGAAAAAGCGTTGGACGCACCGATGATGACTGCGGCAGCAGAAAAATTTCCGGTGGATACCCCCGAGGAAGAAGCACCGGCACCGGCTGCGGAGCCCTCTCCCGCCGCCCAGGGTGGGTCCCGGCGGCTCAGTCAGGATGAGAAGGACAATCTGGTGCTCGAGGTCCTCCGGGATGCCAGGGATCCGATGTCCCGGGTGGAGATCAGTGAGCTGACCGCCCTCTCCCTGGGGCAGCTCAACCCGACCCTGGCGGAACTGCGGGACCGGGAGTTGATCGAGTTCACTGAGCCGGCACGCTCCCGGCGGCAACGCTATCGACTGGTGCGCAGATGA
- a CDS encoding PadR family transcriptional regulator codes for MATTQLRKGVLELAILTLLEREELYGAELVETLRQHPGLAAPAGTVYPLLTRLTKAGTLDTRWQESPLGPPRKYYSLTAAGSTQRNTLAREWRELHNAMNTLLGNPS; via the coding sequence ATGGCCACCACCCAACTCCGCAAGGGAGTCCTCGAACTAGCCATCCTCACCCTGCTGGAACGCGAGGAACTCTACGGCGCCGAACTGGTGGAAACACTCCGCCAACACCCCGGCCTGGCCGCCCCCGCCGGCACCGTCTACCCACTGCTCACCCGCCTGACCAAGGCCGGAACCCTGGACACCCGCTGGCAGGAATCCCCCCTCGGACCACCCCGCAAGTACTACTCACTCACTGCAGCGGGCAGCACCCAACGCAACACCCTGGCCCGGGAATGGCGAGAACTCCACAACGCCATGAACACCCTGCTCGGCAACCCCTCCTGA
- a CDS encoding gluconokinase, whose protein sequence is MATSPPTLAISPEAAQAPLVLALDIGSTASRGGLYDAGGRPIEGSKQRQAHEFTKAADGTSTIDADQVYEECARIVEGIVDFADAAGLAEEIRGVALDTFASSLVLTAANKKGKQRAISPCYTYADARSHAQVEQLRRELDEQEYHARTGVRLHTSYLPSRILWLRETQPELLEQADQLMSLGEYVYYRLAGVRGLARSTAAWAGILDAHSAELDQPILDHVQANPEWFAELKDPDEPSRSTRKKVAKNWPCLAAAKWFHAIPDGWASNVGPGAVDPRTVAVAAATSGAMRVILDEVPERIPEGLWCYRLSRSSCILGGALNDVGRAISWLAETITPVENLGEVLSGPPLAGTPLVVPFFSGERATGWATQATASFTGLTASSGPAHLWRGTVDGLAISYARIWEQLLEAGAQPERVVASGSVTTKHPEWLQCLANALSIPVISAEMKRVTLRGTALIALAQLAPDAGSVELPEGRVYEQLAGTGEHYGQLRQKFEEQYRVNLEM, encoded by the coding sequence ATGGCAACCTCCCCACCCACCCTGGCCATCTCCCCTGAGGCCGCCCAGGCGCCCCTGGTACTCGCCCTGGACATCGGGTCCACCGCCTCCCGGGGCGGGCTCTATGACGCCGGGGGACGCCCGATCGAGGGCTCGAAGCAACGTCAGGCCCATGAGTTCACCAAGGCCGCCGACGGCACCAGCACCATTGACGCCGACCAGGTCTACGAGGAGTGCGCCCGGATCGTCGAGGGCATCGTGGACTTCGCGGATGCCGCCGGCCTCGCGGAAGAGATCCGGGGCGTGGCCCTGGACACCTTCGCCTCCTCCCTGGTGCTCACCGCCGCGAACAAGAAGGGGAAGCAGCGGGCAATCAGCCCCTGCTACACCTACGCCGACGCCCGTTCCCACGCCCAGGTGGAACAGCTCCGCCGCGAGCTGGATGAACAGGAGTATCACGCCCGTACCGGGGTGCGGCTGCACACCTCCTACCTGCCCTCCCGCATCCTCTGGCTGCGGGAAACCCAGCCCGAACTGCTCGAGCAGGCGGATCAGCTGATGAGTCTGGGGGAGTATGTCTACTACCGGCTGGCCGGGGTCCGTGGTCTGGCCCGCTCCACCGCCGCCTGGGCCGGCATCCTCGACGCCCACAGTGCCGAGCTGGACCAGCCCATCCTGGACCATGTCCAGGCCAACCCGGAATGGTTCGCCGAACTCAAGGACCCTGATGAACCCTCCCGCAGCACCAGGAAGAAGGTGGCCAAGAACTGGCCCTGCCTGGCAGCGGCGAAGTGGTTCCATGCCATCCCCGACGGCTGGGCCTCCAATGTGGGGCCGGGGGCGGTGGATCCCCGCACCGTGGCGGTCGCCGCCGCCACCTCCGGGGCGATGCGCGTGATCCTCGATGAGGTGCCGGAACGCATCCCCGAGGGACTCTGGTGCTACCGGCTCTCCCGCAGTTCCTGCATCCTCGGGGGCGCCCTCAATGATGTGGGCCGTGCCATCAGCTGGCTGGCGGAGACCATCACCCCGGTGGAGAACCTGGGGGAGGTGCTCAGCGGGCCGCCCCTGGCGGGCACCCCGCTGGTGGTCCCCTTCTTCAGCGGGGAAAGGGCCACCGGATGGGCCACCCAGGCCACCGCCTCCTTCACCGGGCTCACCGCCTCCTCCGGTCCGGCGCACCTCTGGCGGGGGACGGTGGACGGCCTCGCCATCTCCTACGCCCGGATCTGGGAACAGCTCCTGGAAGCAGGTGCCCAGCCCGAGCGGGTGGTGGCTTCGGGCAGCGTCACCACCAAACACCCGGAGTGGCTGCAGTGTCTTGCGAATGCACTTTCGATCCCGGTGATCTCCGCCGAGATGAAACGGGTGACCCTGCGGGGCACCGCCCTGATCGCCCTCGCCCAGCTGGCCCCGGATGCCGGGTCCGTCGAATTACCGGAGGGCCGGGTCTATGAACAGCTGGCCGGAACGGGGGAACACTATGGGCAGTTGCGCCAGAAGTTTGAAGAACAGTACCGGGTCAACCTGGAAATGTAG
- a CDS encoding bifunctional ADP-dependent NAD(P)H-hydrate dehydratase/NAD(P)H-hydrate epimerase, which produces MSFQMPLQFVYTVAQVRRAEKHLLEVENFPDQLMQEAARAVTAAARGMLAAPKPLTAESGRVLLLVGAGGNGGDALYAGAFLAEEGIGVDALLLGRDGRAHAPALAAFREAGGRVLPVLPLPHEYRLFIDGILGIGGRGGIAPEVAELVDDCSSQGIPILAVDVPSGINADTGALPEKVAVQARGFGDSEAQLRTQVVPSHVRADVTITFGGLRHAHAVAHDCGEVIMADLELPSEGWSASFSRALFDALIEDRGHQVQLSRAWAPEQQRFDWSTAADFEFQQVGSGTLGLATEPAAEADKYSGGVVAICAGSRDYRGAGVLSARGAVRATSSMVRYIGEGAAEVIRALPEVVAHPDISSAGKVQAWVVGPGRGTDEVAQAELAELLQRDEALLIDADALTLLARNSQLRALLRERATRQARTLLTPHAGEFRRLAESLNAENTGEALIPDPDEDRLRATHALAGELGCGVLLKGRRTVIAAGDRIQVVDAGSSWGATAGSGDVLSGILGALMAQHEAERPRVRERYPDLEAAELFSGYEEAVTGVSIHSLAAALSAQTPEGPAPTSASLIAAAIPRANARLATRRAP; this is translated from the coding sequence ATGAGCTTCCAGATGCCCCTGCAGTTCGTGTACACCGTGGCCCAGGTTCGTCGGGCCGAGAAGCATCTTCTCGAGGTGGAGAACTTCCCCGACCAGCTGATGCAGGAGGCCGCCCGTGCGGTGACGGCCGCAGCCCGGGGCATGCTGGCCGCGCCCAAACCCCTGACCGCGGAGTCGGGTCGGGTGCTGCTGCTGGTCGGTGCCGGCGGTAATGGTGGGGATGCCCTCTATGCCGGCGCCTTCCTCGCGGAGGAGGGCATCGGGGTGGATGCGCTGCTGCTGGGTAGGGATGGGAGGGCGCATGCCCCCGCCCTGGCGGCTTTCCGGGAGGCCGGGGGCAGGGTGCTGCCGGTGTTGCCGCTGCCCCATGAGTACCGTCTCTTCATCGACGGCATCCTGGGGATCGGGGGCCGGGGTGGGATCGCCCCGGAGGTGGCCGAGCTGGTTGATGACTGCAGCAGTCAGGGCATTCCGATCCTGGCCGTGGATGTTCCCTCCGGGATCAACGCCGATACCGGCGCGCTGCCGGAGAAGGTGGCCGTCCAGGCCCGTGGTTTCGGGGATTCAGAGGCACAGCTGCGCACCCAGGTGGTGCCCTCCCATGTGCGTGCCGATGTCACCATCACCTTCGGTGGGCTGCGCCACGCACATGCGGTGGCCCATGACTGCGGGGAGGTGATCATGGCGGACCTGGAGCTGCCTTCCGAAGGGTGGTCAGCTTCCTTCAGCCGGGCGCTTTTCGACGCCCTCATCGAGGACCGGGGCCACCAGGTTCAGCTCAGCCGCGCCTGGGCCCCGGAGCAGCAGCGTTTCGACTGGTCCACCGCCGCAGACTTTGAGTTCCAGCAGGTCGGTTCAGGAACCCTCGGGTTAGCCACCGAGCCGGCGGCAGAGGCGGACAAGTACAGCGGTGGGGTGGTCGCCATCTGTGCCGGCTCCCGGGATTACCGCGGGGCAGGGGTGTTGAGTGCCAGGGGTGCAGTCCGGGCCACCTCTTCCATGGTCCGTTATATCGGGGAGGGTGCGGCCGAGGTGATCCGCGCCTTGCCGGAGGTGGTGGCCCACCCAGATATCAGCAGCGCGGGCAAGGTGCAGGCCTGGGTGGTGGGCCCCGGTCGGGGAACTGATGAGGTGGCCCAGGCGGAGCTGGCAGAGCTCCTACAGCGGGATGAGGCCCTGCTCATTGATGCTGATGCCCTCACCCTGCTGGCCCGGAATTCACAGTTGCGCGCCCTGCTCCGGGAGCGTGCCACCCGCCAGGCCCGCACCCTGCTCACCCCGCACGCCGGGGAGTTCCGGCGTCTGGCCGAGAGCCTGAACGCTGAAAACACCGGAGAAGCGCTGATCCCCGACCCGGATGAGGACCGCCTGCGGGCCACCCATGCCCTGGCCGGGGAACTGGGCTGCGGGGTGCTGCTCAAGGGGCGGCGCACCGTCATCGCTGCCGGGGACCGGATCCAGGTGGTGGATGCCGGTTCCTCCTGGGGGGCGACCGCCGGTTCCGGGGATGTGCTCTCCGGGATCCTCGGTGCCCTGATGGCCCAGCATGAGGCGGAGCGGCCCCGGGTCAGGGAACGCTACCCGGATCTTGAGGCAGCGGAATTATTCTCCGGCTATGAGGAGGCGGTGACCGGGGTGAGCATTCATTCCCTGGCGGCAGCCCTGTCCGCCCAGACCCCGGAAGGCCCGGCCCCGACCTCCGCCTCCCTGATCGCGGCGGCGATCCCCCGGGCCAACGCCCGCCTGGCTACCCGGCGCGCCCCGTGA
- a CDS encoding IS1096 element passenger TnpR family protein: MPSVTLHLALDGSEPMITRTVVLSSQITLVDLHEVICHAFEFSGQQPHSFLPTHPQSRTGFTLAEEEHRKLPDLLVDPYGSAEYHYGSEEAWAVTITSLGFPTERMLVPKLIDATGPDIVEGCGGVVIMAQMREAALRAISALEVDMEAADHISDHLPGLHPHQVLARLTYVDPATVASRVCFAILPGYVDGLGPVGTIHGDGTATDALANPADWPNAVLWPDPGDEDLAGMEGASSSIAEEGRDPHSLREQLPNGGGDADLLGPETIREIRDALKGFPDVTFAPGVTLPEDEGQLDLDSIPLISLEDAETITASVRWYLRFIGAGVTLTQAGYLKPALVQQVAERLEMKNYSFGKFNRESETITVLILREVLQHLGLLDLQGNKLSISELGEEYLDQPLHLAHHIALNLPVLYDPTEFQPMEDILHDWYRGNPRSGQYPECYADNYQFLLAMNVFPWEMGRYPIREAQTLTPAGKAFLGLILKLRR, from the coding sequence ATGCCTAGCGTGACCCTGCACCTTGCCCTGGATGGGTCAGAGCCGATGATCACCCGAACCGTCGTCCTGTCCTCCCAGATCACCCTCGTCGACCTGCATGAGGTGATCTGTCATGCCTTCGAGTTCTCCGGCCAGCAGCCGCATAGTTTCCTGCCGACCCACCCCCAGTCCCGCACCGGTTTCACCCTCGCGGAGGAAGAGCACCGGAAGCTGCCGGATCTGCTGGTGGACCCCTATGGCTCGGCGGAGTACCACTATGGTTCCGAGGAGGCCTGGGCCGTCACCATCACCAGCCTGGGTTTCCCCACGGAGCGGATGCTGGTGCCGAAGCTTATCGACGCCACGGGCCCCGATATCGTCGAAGGCTGCGGCGGGGTGGTCATCATGGCGCAGATGCGCGAGGCCGCGCTGCGCGCCATCTCCGCGCTCGAGGTTGATATGGAGGCCGCGGACCACATCTCCGACCACCTGCCCGGCCTCCACCCCCACCAGGTGCTGGCCCGCCTGACCTATGTTGATCCGGCGACGGTGGCCAGCCGGGTGTGCTTCGCCATCCTGCCCGGCTATGTCGACGGACTGGGCCCGGTGGGCACCATCCACGGGGACGGCACCGCCACCGATGCCCTGGCCAACCCGGCGGACTGGCCCAATGCCGTGCTCTGGCCAGACCCCGGGGATGAGGACCTCGCCGGGATGGAGGGGGCGTCGTCAAGCATCGCGGAAGAGGGGCGGGACCCGCACTCACTGCGCGAACAGCTGCCGAATGGTGGTGGGGATGCGGATCTTCTCGGGCCGGAGACGATCCGGGAGATCCGGGATGCGCTCAAGGGATTTCCTGATGTCACCTTCGCCCCGGGGGTCACCCTCCCGGAGGATGAGGGGCAGCTGGATCTGGATTCCATCCCGCTGATCTCGTTGGAAGATGCCGAGACCATCACCGCCTCGGTGCGCTGGTACCTGCGTTTCATCGGCGCCGGGGTGACGCTGACCCAGGCGGGCTACCTCAAGCCCGCTCTGGTCCAGCAGGTGGCCGAGCGGCTGGAGATGAAGAACTACTCCTTCGGGAAATTCAACCGTGAATCCGAGACCATCACGGTCCTGATCCTGCGGGAGGTGCTCCAGCACCTGGGGCTGCTGGATCTTCAGGGCAATAAACTCAGTATCAGCGAACTGGGGGAGGAATACCTGGACCAGCCGCTCCATCTGGCACATCACATCGCCCTCAACCTGCCGGTCCTCTATGACCCCACCGAGTTCCAGCCGATGGAGGATATCCTCCACGACTGGTACCGGGGCAACCCCCGGAGCGGGCAGTACCCGGAGTGCTACGCCGATAACTACCAGTTCCTGCTGGCCATGAATGTCTTCCCCTGGGAAATGGGGCGTTACCCGATTCGGGAGGCCCAGACACTCACCCCGGCAGGTAAGGCCTTCCTCGGTCTGATCCTCAAACTCCGCCGCTGA
- a CDS encoding cupin domain-containing protein: protein MATIIETKSVALLEAALAAENGRQAKLLAKDGPLRQTVIALRAGVTLAEHNSPPAASVFLLKGRVKISGQEEAIVEEGELEILTHFRHSVEALEDSVFLLTTVTSLEGTDSHSEER from the coding sequence ATGGCGACCATCATTGAAACCAAGTCCGTTGCCCTGCTTGAAGCCGCCCTGGCCGCCGAGAACGGCCGTCAGGCCAAGCTGTTGGCCAAGGACGGACCGCTGCGGCAGACCGTGATCGCGCTCCGCGCCGGGGTGACCCTGGCCGAGCACAACTCCCCGCCGGCCGCCTCGGTCTTCCTGCTCAAGGGCAGGGTGAAGATCTCCGGCCAGGAGGAGGCGATCGTCGAGGAGGGTGAGCTGGAGATCCTCACCCACTTCCGTCACTCCGTGGAGGCCCTGGAGGACTCGGTCTTCCTGCTCACCACCGTCACCAGCCTGGAGGGGACGGACAGTCACTCCGAGGAGCGCTGA